From Cervus elaphus chromosome 33, mCerEla1.1, whole genome shotgun sequence, the proteins below share one genomic window:
- the GPR155 gene encoding integral membrane protein GPR155 isoform X2, whose amino-acid sequence MNSFSDIPAKNLTLAVNMTKTLSSPVTHGFNSTNDPPSMSITRLFPALLECFGIVLCGYIAGRANVITSTQAKGLGNFVSRFALPALLFKNMVVLNFSNVDWSFLYSILIAKASVFFVVCVLTLLVASPDSRFSKAGLFPIFATQSNDFALGYPIVEALYQTTYPEYLQYIYLVAPISLMMLNPIGFIFCEIQKWKDTQNASQNKVKILGLGLLRVLQNPIVFMVFIGIAFNFILDQKVPEYMENFLDGLANSFSGSALFYLGLTMVGKIKKLKKSAFVVLILLITAKLLVLPLLCREMVELLDKDDNVVNHTSLSNYAFLYGVFPVAPGVAIFATQFNMEVEIITSGMVISTFVSAPIMYVSAWLLTFPTMDPKPLAYAIQNVSFDISIISLVSLIWSLAILLLSKKYKQLPHMLTTNLLIAQSIVCAGMMIWNFVKEKNFVGQILVFVLLYSSLYSTYLWTGLLAISLFLLKKRERVQIPVGIIIISGWGIPALLVGVLLITGKHNGESIDSAFFYGKEQMIITAVTLFCSIVIAGISLMCMNRTSQAGRYEGFDQSQDHKAAEPGNTAFEDSPAPVNEPESFTSSVPETSCCSCSMENGELRCPSMEPVADITTSGSVTPSFEKNEHCVSRCNSQSCILAQEEEQYLHSGDQQLTRHVLLCLLLIIGLFANLSSCLWWLFNQEPGRLYVELQFFCAVFNFGQGFISFGIFGLDKHLIILPFKRRLEFLWNSKETAENKDSSVPEEIKMTCQQFIHYHRDLCIQNIVKERRHGVYSRKE is encoded by the exons atgaattctttttccGATATACCTGCCAAGAACTTAACCCTTGCGGTCAATATGACCAAGACTTTGTCCTCACCAGTTACACATGGATTTAATTCCACTAATGACCCACCTTCAATGTCAATAACAAGGCTTTTTCCAGCCTTACTagaatgctttggcatagtccttTGTGGCTACATAGCAGGAAGGGCCAATGTTATAACATCAACACAGGCAAAAGGACTGGGAAATTTTGTGTCCAGATTTGCACTTCCAGCTTTACTATTCAAAAACATGGTTGTACTTAATTTTTCGAATGTGGATTGGTCTTTTCTGTATAGTATCTTAATTGCCAAAGCTTCCGTATTTTTCGTTGTATGTGTATTAACGTTATTGGTTGCCAGTCCCGATAGTCGATTTAGCAAAGCTGGACTATTTCCTATTTTTGCTACACAAAGTAATGACTTTGCATTGGGATATCCTATAg TTGAAGCTTTATATCAAACAACATACCCAGAATATCTCCAGTACATTTACTTAGTGGCACCAATATCTCTGATGATGTTAAACCCTATAGGATTTATCTTCTGTGaaattcagaaatggaaagacacTCAGAATGCTTCtcaaaacaaagtgaaaattttGGGACTTGGACTTTTGCGTGTGTTACAGAACCCAATAGTATTTATGGTCTTCATTGGCATTGCCTTCAATTTTATTCTTGATCAAAAGGTGCCTGAATATATGGAAAATTTTCTTGATGGACTTGCAAATTCTTTTTCTGGATCAGCTCTATTTTATCTTGGTCTTACAATggtaggaaaaataaagaaactaaagaagtCAGCATTTGTTGTACTAATTCTTCTCATCACAGCTAAACT CCTGGTGCTGCCACTTCTGTGCAGAGAAATGGTGGAACTCTTGGACAAGGACGACAATGTAGTAAATCACACAAGTTTATCAAATTACGCGTTTTTGTATGGTGTCTTTCCTGTAGCACCAGGAGTGGCTATCTTTGCAACACAGTTCAACATGGAAGTAGagatt ATAACCTCAGGGATGGTAATAAGCACGTTTGTGTCTGCACCGATCATGTATGTTTCTGCCTGGTTACTGACTTTTCCCACCATGGACCCTAAGCCATTGGCATATGCCATCCAAAATGTTAGTTTTGATATAAGTATTATCAGCCTGGTCTCCTTG ATCTGGTCTTTGGCTATTCTTCTTTTGAGCAAGAAATATAAACAGCTTCCTCATATGCTTACAACTAATTTACTCATCGCTCAG tctaTCGTCTGTGCTGGAATGATGATATGgaattttgttaaagaaaaaaattttgttggaCAAATTCTGGTGTTTGTCTTATTGTACAGCTCCCTCTATAGCACCTACCTGTGGACAG GCCTTCTAgcaatttctttgtttcttttgaaaaagagagaaagggtaCAAATTCCTGTTGGAATCATCATAATATCTGGCTGGGG GATTCCTGCTCTCCTTGTTGGTGTTCTTTTGATAACTGGAAAACATAATGGAGAAAGCATtgactcagccttcttttatggAAAAGAGCAG ATGATCATCACGGCAGTTACCCTGTTCTGCAGCATTGTGATAGCTGGCATATCACTCATGTGTATGAACCGCACCTCCCAAGCGGGACGCTATGAAGGTTTCGATCAGTCTCAGGACCACAAAGCAGCAGAGCCAGGAAACACGGCTTTCGAGGACAGTCCTGCACCAGTGAATGAACCTGAATCTTTTACAAGTTCTGTCCCAGAAACAA GTTGCTGCTCCTGCTCTATGGAAAATGGTGAATTACGCTGCCCATCCATGGAACCAGTAGCAGACATAACCACCAGTGGGTCTGTGACTCCTTCATTTGAGAAAA ATGAACACTGTGTGAGCCGCTGTAACTCCCAGAGCTGCATATTAGCCCAGGAAGAGGAGCAGTATCTACACAGTGGAGACCAGCAACTGACTCGACATGTGTTGCTGTGTTTACTTCTCATTATTGGCCTGTTTgct AATCTTTCCAGTTGTTTATGGTGGCTATTCAACCAAGAGCCTGGGAGACTATATGTTGAGTTACAGTTTTTCTGTGCTGTGTTTAACTTTGGCCAG